The following coding sequences lie in one Thermomicrobium sp. 4228-Ro genomic window:
- a CDS encoding PIG-L deacetylase family protein, giving the protein MGEMLTPHQRVMVVVAHPDDMEFGAGGTVARLVREGKEVVLVQCTSGDKGTSRRDISPETLARQREEEEREACRILGVREVVFLRLPDGELEPDLAFRERIVRQIRSFRPDIVITHDPFRPYALHPDHRAVGITTIDAVYPTARDPLYFPHHLAEGLEPHKVAELWLFGAQYPDVYVDISETLDIKIAALVAHRSQISDPAELAERVRERAAEVGAERGIAYAEAFKVIALRR; this is encoded by the coding sequence ATGGGGGAGATGCTGACTCCGCATCAGCGTGTGATGGTTGTCGTCGCTCATCCGGACGACATGGAATTCGGTGCCGGTGGAACGGTTGCGCGGCTCGTGCGTGAAGGCAAGGAGGTCGTACTGGTTCAGTGCACGTCGGGAGATAAGGGGACGAGCCGGCGCGATATCTCACCGGAGACACTGGCGCGCCAACGCGAGGAGGAGGAACGCGAGGCGTGCCGGATTCTGGGTGTCCGCGAAGTGGTGTTCCTCCGGTTGCCCGACGGTGAACTCGAGCCGGATCTTGCTTTCCGCGAGCGTATCGTTCGCCAGATCCGCTCCTTCCGGCCGGATATCGTGATCACGCACGATCCTTTTCGCCCATACGCGTTGCATCCAGATCATCGGGCAGTCGGTATCACGACGATCGATGCCGTTTATCCGACTGCTCGTGACCCGCTGTACTTTCCGCATCACCTCGCTGAAGGTCTGGAACCGCATAAGGTGGCCGAGTTATGGCTGTTCGGTGCACAGTATCCGGATGTCTATGTGGATATCAGTGAGACCTTGGACATCAAGATCGCTGCGCTCGTCGCACATCGGAGCCAGATAAGCGATCCTGCTGAGCTTGCTGAACGTGTCCGTGAGCGAGCAGCCGAGGTTGGTGCGGAACGTGGCATCGCCTACGCAGAAGCATTCAAGGTGATCGCCCTGCGTCGCTGA